In Duganella zoogloeoides, a single genomic region encodes these proteins:
- the aspS gene encoding aspartate--tRNA ligase, whose amino-acid sequence MRTHYCGLTTEALLGQTVSLCGWVHRRRDHGGVIFIDLRDREGLVQIVCNPEQAEVFKAAEAVRNEFCLRVTGVVKDRLAGTVNNNLKSGKIEVVCAELEVLNPSVAVPFQLDDDNLSETTRLTHRVLDLRRPQMQNNLRLRYKVTMEVRKYLDDLGFIDIETPMLTKSTPEGARDYLVPSRVNAGSFFALPQSPQLFKQLLMVANFDRYYQITKCFRDEDLRADRQPEFTQIDCETSFLTEQEIRDLFEDMIRKVFTNTMGVELPNPFPVMNFSEAMGKYGSDKPDMRVKLEFTELTEVVKNVEFKIFNSAANLPNGRVVGMRVPQGGSMPRSEIDAYTQFVAIYGARGLAYIKVNEKAKGRDGLQSPIVKSIDDETLAKILELTGAQDGDLIFFGADKAKVVNDAIGALRVKIGHSEFGKNAGLFDDVWSPLWVIDFPMFEYDEESDRWTATHHPFTAPKDGHEDWLETNPGACIAKAYDMVLNGWELGGGSIRIHREEVQSKVFRALKIDADEARLKFGFLLDALQYGAPPHGGLAFGLDRIVTLMTKSDSIRDVIAFPKTQRAQDLLTQAPSEVDEKQLKELHIRLRAAEPKVAS is encoded by the coding sequence ATGCGTACTCACTACTGCGGCCTCACCACTGAAGCGCTGCTTGGCCAAACCGTCAGCCTGTGCGGCTGGGTACACCGTCGCCGCGACCACGGCGGCGTGATCTTCATCGACCTGCGCGACCGCGAAGGCCTGGTGCAGATCGTCTGCAATCCGGAACAAGCCGAAGTGTTCAAGGCCGCCGAAGCCGTACGTAACGAGTTCTGCCTGCGCGTGACCGGCGTGGTCAAGGACCGCCTGGCTGGCACCGTCAACAACAACCTCAAGTCCGGCAAGATCGAAGTCGTTTGCGCCGAACTGGAAGTGCTGAACCCTTCCGTGGCCGTGCCGTTCCAGCTCGACGACGACAACCTGTCCGAAACCACCCGCCTGACCCACCGCGTGCTGGACCTGCGTCGCCCGCAGATGCAAAACAACCTGCGCCTGCGTTACAAGGTAACGATGGAAGTGCGCAAGTATTTGGACGACCTGGGCTTCATCGACATCGAAACCCCGATGCTGACCAAGTCCACGCCTGAAGGCGCACGCGACTACCTGGTGCCATCGCGCGTGAACGCCGGCAGCTTCTTCGCGCTGCCGCAGTCGCCGCAGCTGTTCAAACAGCTGCTGATGGTCGCCAACTTCGACCGTTACTACCAGATCACCAAGTGCTTCCGCGACGAAGACCTGCGCGCCGACCGCCAGCCTGAATTCACCCAGATCGACTGCGAAACCTCGTTCCTGACCGAACAGGAGATCCGCGACCTGTTCGAAGACATGATCCGCAAGGTGTTCACCAACACCATGGGCGTTGAACTGCCTAACCCGTTCCCGGTGATGAACTTCTCCGAAGCGATGGGCAAATACGGTTCGGACAAGCCGGACATGCGCGTCAAACTGGAATTCACCGAACTGACTGAAGTGGTCAAAAACGTCGAATTCAAGATCTTCAACAGCGCCGCCAACCTGCCTAACGGCCGCGTAGTGGGCATGCGCGTACCGCAAGGCGGTTCGATGCCGCGTTCGGAAATCGACGCGTACACCCAGTTCGTCGCCATCTACGGCGCGCGTGGCCTGGCGTACATCAAGGTCAACGAAAAAGCCAAGGGCCGCGACGGTCTGCAGTCGCCGATCGTCAAGAGCATCGACGACGAAACCCTGGCCAAGATCCTGGAACTGACGGGCGCGCAAGACGGCGACCTGATCTTCTTCGGTGCGGACAAGGCCAAGGTCGTCAACGACGCCATCGGCGCGCTGCGCGTGAAAATCGGCCACTCGGAATTCGGCAAGAACGCCGGCCTGTTCGACGACGTCTGGTCGCCGCTGTGGGTGATCGACTTCCCGATGTTCGAATACGACGAAGAATCGGACCGCTGGACCGCCACCCACCACCCGTTCACCGCGCCAAAAGACGGCCACGAAGACTGGCTCGAAACCAACCCGGGCGCCTGCATTGCCAAGGCCTACGACATGGTCCTGAACGGCTGGGAACTGGGCGGCGGTTCGATCCGTATCCACCGCGAAGAAGTGCAGTCGAAAGTCTTCCGCGCGCTGAAAATCGATGCCGACGAAGCGCGCCTGAAGTTCGGCTTCCTGCTCGACGCACTGCAATACGGCGCGCCACCGCACGGCGGCCTGGCCTTCGGCCTGGACCGTATCGTCACGCTGATGACC
- a CDS encoding DUF502 domain-containing protein translates to MRKYFITGLLILVPLAITAWVLNLVISTMDQSLLFVPHRWQPRTLFGFDIPGLGTLLTVVIVFLTGLLTNNLVGNYVLRVWEKLLKRIPLVNSLYSSVKQVSDTLLSSSGNAFRKAVMIPYPHQNSYTIAFLTGTPGGDVKNHLVGDYVSVYVPTTPNPTSGFFLMMARKDVVELDMTVDAALKYIVSMGVVAPEDVPQAIALPDRITK, encoded by the coding sequence ATGCGTAAATATTTCATTACCGGGCTGCTGATCCTGGTGCCGCTGGCGATTACCGCCTGGGTGCTGAACCTGGTGATCAGCACCATGGACCAGTCGCTGCTGTTCGTGCCGCACCGCTGGCAGCCGCGTACCTTGTTCGGTTTCGACATCCCGGGCCTGGGCACCTTGCTGACCGTGGTGATCGTGTTCCTGACCGGCCTGCTGACCAACAACCTGGTCGGTAACTACGTGTTGCGCGTGTGGGAAAAGCTGCTCAAGCGCATCCCGCTGGTGAACTCGCTGTATTCGAGCGTCAAGCAGGTGTCCGACACCTTGCTGTCGTCGTCCGGCAACGCGTTCCGCAAGGCGGTGATGATTCCGTACCCGCACCAGAATTCGTACACCATCGCTTTCCTCACGGGCACGCCTGGCGGCGACGTGAAAAATCACCTGGTGGGCGACTACGTGAGTGTGTACGTGCCCACCACGCCCAACCCGACGTCGGGATTTTTCCTGATGATGGCGCGCAAGGATGTGGTCGAGCTCGACATGACCGTCGATGCCGCCCTGAAATACATCGTCTCGATGGGCGTGGTGGCGCCGGAAGATGTTCCGCAAGCCATCGCCCTGCCGGACCGCATCACCAAGTAA
- a CDS encoding FmdB family zinc ribbon protein yields MPIYAYRCEACGFAKDVLQKISDPQLTVCPECGKDSFKKQLTAAGFQLKGSGWYVTDFRGGTPPATGVSSPSGAIASSAPAKSEAPAAAPAAAAAPSSTTKGD; encoded by the coding sequence ATGCCGATCTACGCTTACCGCTGCGAGGCATGTGGTTTTGCCAAGGATGTCTTGCAGAAGATTTCCGACCCGCAGCTGACTGTTTGCCCAGAATGTGGCAAGGACTCGTTCAAGAAACAACTGACCGCCGCCGGCTTCCAGCTCAAGGGCTCGGGTTGGTATGTGACCGATTTCCGTGGGGGCACGCCGCCAGCCACCGGCGTGTCCAGCCCGTCGGGCGCGATCGCCTCGTCGGCGCCGGCCAAGTCGGAGGCGCCCGCTGCGGCACCGGCGGCGGCTGCGGCGCCTTCCAGCACCACCAAGGGGGATTGA
- a CDS encoding methyltransferase domain-containing protein, with the protein MTDFAQRDPLSPAFWDERFERRFTPWDRGAAPQALHDFVAANAPMAALIPGCGAGHELVLLRNAGWNATAIDFSPAAVAAAKVVTGSHGQHVVQADFFTWEPPQTLQLIYEQAFLCAMPPAMWPQVAARWAQLLPAGALLAGYFFFDGRPKGPPFGIGRTALDALLQADFACEADEAVSDSIAVFAGRERWMVWRRR; encoded by the coding sequence ATGACGGACTTTGCCCAGCGCGATCCCCTGTCGCCAGCGTTCTGGGATGAACGCTTCGAGCGCCGTTTCACGCCCTGGGACCGGGGCGCCGCACCGCAAGCCCTGCACGATTTCGTCGCTGCCAACGCGCCGATGGCCGCGCTGATTCCCGGCTGCGGCGCCGGCCACGAGCTGGTACTGCTGCGCAACGCCGGCTGGAACGCCACCGCCATCGATTTTTCGCCGGCCGCCGTCGCTGCCGCCAAGGTGGTGACAGGCAGCCATGGTCAGCACGTGGTGCAGGCGGATTTTTTCACGTGGGAGCCACCACAGACACTGCAACTGATTTACGAGCAGGCTTTTTTATGCGCGATGCCGCCGGCCATGTGGCCGCAAGTGGCCGCGCGCTGGGCGCAGTTGTTACCGGCGGGCGCGCTGCTGGCTGGTTATTTCTTTTTTGACGGCAGGCCGAAAGGTCCGCCATTCGGCATCGGCCGCACCGCGCTGGACGCGCTGTTGCAGGCCGATTTCGCCTGCGAAGCGGACGAGGCCGTCAGTGATTCTATTGCTGTGTTTGCAGGCAGGGAGCGCTGGATGGTGTGGCGCCGGCGTTGA
- the ubiB gene encoding ubiquinone biosynthesis regulatory protein kinase UbiB, giving the protein MILKLLRFLKIMRVAIKYGLDEIAISGFKVPRTARFIDTVIFWRDLSSPRGVRLRLALEDLGPIFIKFGQVLSTRSDLIPPDIAVELARLQDRVPPFDSDIAIAQIHKSLGAHPDQLFASFERTPVASASIAQVHFATLKDGKQVAVKVLRPGMKKTIDEDVALMQIAADLASRLWADSKRLKPKEVVAEFDKYLHDELDLMREAANASQLRRNFADSNLLLVPEMHWDYCSSNVIVMERMHGIPVSQIDRLAAAGVDLKKLSSDGVEIFFTQVFRDGFFHADMHPGNILVSIEPETFGRYIALDFGIVGTLTDYDKDYLSQNFLAFFRRDYKRVAEAHIESGWAPKETRVDELEAAVRACCEPIFDRPLKDISFGQILLRLFQTSRRFNVEVQPQLVLLQKTLLNIEGLGRQLDPDLDLWKTAKPYLENWMAEQVGWQGLYQKLKAEAPRYAQIFPQLPRLLHRALEQQGERPSDNTELLKVLIHEQQRTNRLLSGAAWTVTLVVLALVSYEFWPHFMPQ; this is encoded by the coding sequence ATGATTTTGAAATTACTCCGCTTCCTGAAGATCATGCGGGTGGCGATCAAGTACGGCCTCGACGAAATAGCGATTTCCGGCTTCAAGGTGCCGCGCACGGCGCGGTTCATCGACACCGTGATTTTCTGGCGCGACCTGTCTTCCCCGCGCGGCGTGCGCCTGCGCCTGGCGCTGGAAGACCTGGGCCCGATCTTCATCAAGTTCGGCCAGGTGCTCTCCACCCGCAGCGACCTGATTCCCCCCGATATCGCCGTCGAACTGGCGCGCCTGCAAGACCGGGTGCCGCCGTTCGATTCCGATATCGCCATTGCGCAAATCCACAAGTCGCTCGGCGCCCACCCGGACCAGCTGTTCGCCTCGTTCGAGCGCACGCCGGTGGCCTCGGCCTCAATTGCCCAGGTACACTTTGCGACGCTCAAGGATGGCAAGCAGGTGGCAGTCAAGGTGCTGCGCCCGGGCATGAAAAAGACCATCGACGAGGATGTGGCGCTGATGCAGATCGCCGCCGACCTGGCCAGCCGCCTGTGGGCCGACAGCAAGCGCCTGAAACCGAAAGAGGTGGTGGCCGAGTTCGACAAATACCTGCACGATGAGCTGGACCTGATGCGCGAGGCCGCCAACGCCAGCCAGCTGCGCCGCAACTTTGCCGATTCCAATCTGCTGCTGGTGCCGGAAATGCACTGGGACTACTGCTCGAGCAATGTGATCGTGATGGAGCGCATGCACGGCATCCCGGTCTCGCAGATCGACCGCCTGGCTGCGGCCGGCGTGGACCTGAAAAAGCTGTCGAGCGACGGCGTGGAGATTTTCTTCACCCAGGTGTTCCGCGACGGTTTCTTCCATGCGGATATGCACCCCGGTAACATCCTGGTCTCGATCGAACCGGAAACGTTCGGCCGCTACATCGCGCTCGACTTCGGCATCGTCGGCACGCTGACCGATTACGACAAGGATTATTTGTCGCAAAACTTCCTGGCCTTCTTCCGCCGCGACTACAAGCGCGTGGCCGAGGCCCACATCGAATCGGGCTGGGCGCCCAAGGAAACCCGCGTCGATGAGCTCGAAGCTGCCGTGCGCGCCTGCTGCGAGCCGATTTTTGATCGCCCGCTGAAAGATATCTCGTTCGGCCAGATCCTGCTGCGCCTGTTCCAGACGTCGCGCCGCTTCAACGTGGAAGTGCAGCCGCAACTGGTGCTGCTGCAAAAGACGCTGCTCAATATCGAGGGTCTCGGCCGCCAGCTCGACCCCGACCTCGACCTGTGGAAAACCGCCAAGCCGTACCTGGAAAACTGGATGGCCGAGCAAGTCGGCTGGCAGGGCCTGTACCAGAAGCTCAAGGCCGAGGCGCCGCGCTATGCCCAGATCTTCCCGCAACTGCCGCGCCTGCTGCACCGGGCGCTGGAACAGCAGGGCGAGCGTCCCAGCGACAATACCGAGCTGCTCAAGGTGCTGATCCACGAACAGCAGCGCACCAACCGCCTGCTCAGTGGCGCGGCCTGGACCGTTACCCTGGTGGTGCTGGCGCTGGTATCCTACGAGTTCTGGCCCCATTTCATGCCGCAATAA
- a CDS encoding ubiquinone biosynthesis accessory factor UbiJ: protein MTIPNPSVLSAAVPASAVINHLLAQEPWARRELQRHAGKVAAIDAGVASLRLRVTADGLLEAAPVEEVASVTIRVKPTDLPLIVQDRARAFSYVRIEGDAEFANALSSLSQSLRWEAEVDLEKLVGPLAANRLAAGARDVLKAVKNGHQKLAENVAEYLLDEKQLLVRPHAVEELSADVTRLRDDVERAAKRLAKLEQKLGTQ from the coding sequence ATGACGATCCCCAATCCCAGTGTTCTTTCTGCCGCCGTGCCCGCCAGCGCCGTGATCAACCACCTGCTGGCCCAGGAGCCGTGGGCGCGCCGCGAGTTGCAGCGCCATGCCGGCAAGGTGGCCGCCATCGACGCCGGCGTGGCAAGCCTGCGCCTGCGCGTGACCGCCGACGGCCTGCTCGAAGCGGCCCCGGTCGAAGAGGTGGCCAGCGTGACCATCCGCGTGAAACCCACCGACCTGCCGCTGATCGTGCAGGACCGCGCACGGGCGTTTTCCTATGTGCGCATCGAGGGCGATGCCGAGTTCGCCAACGCGCTGTCGAGCCTGAGCCAGTCGCTGCGCTGGGAGGCCGAGGTGGACCTGGAAAAGCTGGTGGGGCCGCTGGCGGCCAACCGCCTGGCGGCAGGTGCGCGCGATGTGCTCAAGGCGGTGAAAAACGGTCACCAGAAACTGGCTGAAAACGTCGCCGAATACCTGCTCGACGAAAAACAATTGCTGGTGCGCCCGCACGCGGTGGAAGAATTATCGGCCGACGTCACGCGCCTGCGCGACGACGTCGAGCGCGCTGCCAAGCGCCTGGCCAAACTGGAACAGAAACTGGGAACCCAATGA
- a CDS encoding Tim44 domain-containing protein, whose product MTVKKFLMTAVLAVSVFSMVSEAIARPAGGGRSIGRQSQNVQRMPPAAAPQQAPQGAQRQAPAATPNAATPPKPASPWKGILGGALLGLGLGALFSHLGLSGALGSAIGTILMLALLAGAVFFIVRMIRRKSQPQPAPSAFGGNGGGFGGNGGNSGYNDNVKPFTPAQQPAQFNSGNTTPEIGSGLASGQNYQYQPAAVPAHQKWGVPADFDEASFLRVAKGNFIRLQAAWDKGDTNDIREFTTPEVFAEMRLQLSERTQADYTDVVSLEAELLGIETTATDYLASVRFTGMVKPARDALAEPLNEVWNLSKPVSGSAGWLLAGIQQVA is encoded by the coding sequence ATGACTGTTAAAAAATTCCTGATGACCGCCGTGCTGGCCGTCTCCGTCTTCTCGATGGTGTCCGAAGCCATCGCTCGCCCTGCCGGGGGTGGCCGTTCGATCGGTCGCCAGTCGCAAAACGTCCAGCGCATGCCGCCGGCCGCAGCTCCTCAGCAGGCTCCGCAAGGCGCGCAGCGCCAGGCGCCAGCCGCCACGCCCAACGCCGCCACGCCGCCAAAACCGGCCAGCCCATGGAAAGGTATCCTGGGCGGCGCGCTGCTGGGCCTGGGCCTGGGCGCACTGTTCTCGCACCTGGGCTTGAGTGGCGCGCTGGGCAGCGCCATCGGCACCATCCTGATGCTGGCGTTGTTGGCCGGCGCGGTATTCTTCATCGTGCGCATGATCCGCCGTAAATCGCAGCCGCAACCGGCGCCTTCGGCGTTCGGCGGTAACGGCGGCGGCTTCGGCGGCAATGGTGGTAACAGTGGCTATAACGACAACGTCAAGCCGTTCACGCCAGCCCAGCAGCCTGCGCAATTCAATAGCGGCAACACCACGCCGGAAATCGGTTCGGGCCTGGCATCGGGCCAGAACTACCAGTACCAGCCTGCTGCCGTGCCCGCGCATCAGAAATGGGGCGTGCCGGCGGACTTCGACGAAGCGTCGTTCCTGCGTGTCGCAAAAGGCAATTTCATCCGCCTGCAAGCAGCCTGGGACAAGGGCGATACCAACGATATCCGCGAATTCACCACGCCGGAAGTGTTTGCCGAAATGCGTTTGCAACTGTCCGAGCGCACCCAGGCCGATTACACCGACGTGGTCAGCCTCGAAGCCGAACTGCTGGGCATTGAGACCACCGCGACCGACTACCTGGCCAGCGTACGCTTTACGGGCATGGTCAAGCCGGCCCGCGATGCACTGGCCGAGCCGCTCAACGAAGTGTGGAACCTGAGCAAGCCCGTGTCGGGTTCGGCCGGCTGGCTGCTGGCAGGTATTCAACAGGTGGCCTGA
- the ubiE gene encoding bifunctional demethylmenaquinone methyltransferase/2-methoxy-6-polyprenyl-1,4-benzoquinol methylase UbiE, producing MTNTTHFGYKTVAEDDKVREVAKVFHSVAAKYDIMNDVMSGGLHRIWKIFTIANAGVRPGFKCLDIAGGTGDLAKAFAKQAGPTGEVWLTDINESMLRVGRDRLLNRGLLTPTLLCDAEKLPFPDNYFDRVSVAFGLRNMTHKDQALAEMRRVLKPGGKLLVLEFSKVIEPLQKPYDLYSFKVLPWMGQKIAGDAESYRYLAESIRMHPDQETLKTMMETAGLESVKYYNLTAGVAALHTGIKL from the coding sequence ATGACCAATACCACTCACTTCGGTTACAAAACCGTCGCGGAAGACGACAAAGTCCGCGAAGTCGCCAAGGTTTTCCATTCTGTCGCCGCCAAGTACGACATCATGAACGACGTCATGTCCGGTGGCCTGCACCGCATCTGGAAGATCTTCACGATCGCCAATGCCGGCGTGCGTCCGGGCTTCAAATGCCTCGATATCGCCGGCGGCACGGGCGACCTGGCCAAGGCGTTTGCCAAGCAGGCCGGCCCTACCGGCGAAGTCTGGCTCACCGACATCAACGAATCGATGCTCCGCGTGGGGCGCGATCGCCTCTTGAACCGCGGCCTGTTGACCCCCACCTTGCTGTGCGATGCCGAGAAGCTGCCGTTCCCCGATAACTATTTCGACCGCGTCAGCGTGGCCTTCGGCCTGCGCAACATGACGCACAAGGACCAGGCGCTGGCGGAAATGCGCCGCGTACTGAAACCGGGCGGCAAGTTGCTGGTGCTGGAATTCTCGAAAGTGATCGAGCCGCTGCAAAAGCCGTACGACCTGTATTCGTTCAAGGTGCTGCCGTGGATGGGCCAGAAGATCGCCGGCGATGCCGAAAGCTATCGCTACCTGGCCGAATCGATCCGCATGCATCCCGACCAGGAAACCCTGAAGACCATGATGGAAACGGCGGGCCTGGAAAGCGTCAAGTATTACAACCTGACGGCCGGCGTGGCCGCGTTGCACACCGGCATTAAGCTGTAA
- a CDS encoding lysozyme inhibitor LprI family protein → MKTVIAALLLCASGAAFANSACDKPKSDFDGLYCLNKVYQEADKELNTNYQALSPKLDADGKKALKSGQLAWIQERNDNCSRREARGFFVNLQCATDTTIKRSQFLQDRVRECNSSGCQNSKLKE, encoded by the coding sequence ATGAAAACAGTCATTGCCGCCCTGCTGCTGTGCGCATCGGGCGCCGCCTTTGCCAATTCCGCCTGCGACAAGCCAAAAAGTGATTTCGATGGCCTCTACTGCTTGAACAAGGTCTACCAGGAAGCGGACAAGGAACTCAACACCAATTACCAGGCGTTGAGCCCCAAGCTCGATGCCGATGGCAAGAAAGCACTGAAAAGCGGACAACTGGCCTGGATCCAGGAACGCAACGACAACTGCTCGCGCCGCGAGGCCCGGGGGTTCTTCGTCAACCTCCAGTGCGCGACCGACACCACCATCAAGCGCTCGCAGTTTCTGCAGGACCGGGTGCGCGAGTGCAACAGCTCGGGGTGCCAGAACAGCAAGCTGAAAGAGTAG
- a CDS encoding alpha/beta hydrolase family protein: protein MKAVSRVVAVALLMMMGAPHAQEYFGDARPDAPELAARGPAKVGVRTLAIEHRDQLDVLRVTEQVPNPRTTRKLTLEVWYPAALANGQVEHTVYTDVLGSGPNDPKRPNTPFQFNGRAARDAAPVQGTSYPLVIVSHGYPGSRLQMSYLTENLASKGYVVVAIDHPESTRADKAGFASTLLNRRFDDLFVLDTVAAWAKPGSGNFLAGLVDVDRTALVGYSMGGYGALNTVGAGVSAAAVAFVPGGKLAVNQQGNTQYAQQRDARIKAVVAFAPWGGAHKVWDADGLAGVRTPVLFISGDQDDVAGYQDGVKRLFEGTVNADRYLLTYVGGRHNSAPNPPSPAMWSNPDDFQSYAEPVWDSRRINNINQHFVTAFLGVQLKGQPLQGYLDLPPLTADGTIKPDPGLWQGFPKRAALGLEWRHLPAR from the coding sequence ATGAAGGCAGTGAGCAGGGTAGTGGCGGTAGCGTTGTTGATGATGATGGGCGCTCCGCACGCCCAGGAGTACTTCGGCGATGCCCGGCCCGACGCGCCGGAACTGGCCGCGCGCGGCCCGGCCAAGGTAGGCGTACGCACGCTGGCGATCGAACACCGCGACCAGCTCGACGTGCTGCGCGTGACCGAACAGGTGCCCAACCCGCGCACCACGCGCAAGCTCACGCTCGAAGTATGGTACCCGGCCGCCCTGGCCAACGGTCAGGTCGAGCATACCGTTTATACCGATGTCCTGGGCTCCGGCCCCAACGACCCCAAGCGGCCCAACACGCCGTTCCAGTTCAACGGCCGCGCGGCACGCGATGCCGCGCCCGTCCAGGGTACAAGCTATCCACTGGTGATCGTCTCCCACGGCTACCCCGGTTCGCGCCTGCAAATGAGCTACCTGACCGAGAACCTGGCCTCGAAAGGCTACGTGGTGGTCGCCATCGACCATCCCGAATCGACCCGCGCCGACAAGGCCGGCTTTGCCAGTACCCTGCTCAACCGCCGGTTTGATGACCTGTTCGTGCTCGACACCGTCGCCGCGTGGGCCAAGCCGGGCAGCGGCAACTTCCTGGCCGGCCTGGTGGACGTGGACCGCACCGCGCTGGTCGGCTACTCGATGGGCGGTTACGGCGCCCTGAACACGGTGGGGGCGGGCGTGAGTGCAGCGGCGGTGGCGTTCGTCCCCGGCGGCAAGCTGGCCGTCAATCAGCAGGGCAATACCCAATATGCGCAGCAGCGCGATGCCCGCATCAAGGCGGTGGTGGCATTCGCGCCATGGGGCGGCGCGCACAAGGTGTGGGATGCCGACGGCCTGGCCGGCGTGCGCACGCCGGTACTGTTCATCAGCGGCGACCAGGACGACGTGGCCGGCTACCAGGACGGCGTGAAGCGCCTGTTCGAAGGCACGGTCAACGCCGACCGCTACCTGCTGACCTACGTGGGCGGGCGCCACAACAGCGCGCCGAACCCGCCGTCACCGGCCATGTGGAGCAACCCCGACGACTTCCAGTCGTACGCCGAGCCGGTGTGGGACAGCCGCCGCATCAACAACATCAACCAGCATTTCGTCACCGCCTTCCTCGGCGTCCAGCTCAAGGGCCAGCCGCTGCAAGGCTACCTCGACCTGCCGCCCCTGACCGCCGACGGCACCATCAAACCCGACCCCGGCCTGTGGCAAGGCTTCCCCAAACGCGCTGCGCTGGGGCTGGAGTGGCGGCATCTGCCGGCGCGATGA
- a CDS encoding LLM class flavin-dependent oxidoreductase, whose protein sequence is MTAPAARRQLSIAAFMMRHGHHVAAWRHPQTDLDSNPFKVFRQQVRNAEAACLDAVFFADSLALTGNIPSLEPLTLLSALAASTEKIGLIGTATTTYNEPYTVARQFASLDQLSDGRAGWNLVTSDNAAEAANFGRDQHVAHAERYARAREFHQVVTGLWDSWQDGALVNDKAGGVLADPSRIRKLDHRGEHFAVAGPLNVTRSPQGRPVVVQAGGSEAGRDLAAATAEVVFTAQPTLAGAQDFYRDIKRRVADKGRHPDALKIMPGLFAVVGASQAEADDKFGELQSLIEPKAGLALLGRMIGNFDLSGYPLDGPLPELPETQDGQRSRQQLLTNLAQGENLSIRQLYERIAGGRGHFTVIGTAQTVADQIEAWFEGGAADGFNFMAPALPGGLDDFLALVVPELQRRGLFRTAYTGTTLRDHLGLQEY, encoded by the coding sequence ATGACTGCACCAGCCGCCCGCCGACAACTGAGCATCGCCGCCTTCATGATGCGCCACGGCCACCACGTGGCTGCGTGGCGCCACCCGCAAACGGACCTGGACAGCAATCCGTTCAAGGTGTTCCGCCAGCAGGTGCGTAACGCCGAAGCGGCGTGTCTCGACGCGGTGTTCTTTGCCGACAGCCTGGCGCTGACCGGCAATATCCCGTCGCTCGAACCACTGACCTTGCTGTCGGCGCTGGCCGCATCGACCGAGAAGATAGGCCTGATCGGCACCGCCACCACCACGTACAACGAGCCGTACACGGTGGCGCGCCAGTTCGCCTCGCTCGACCAGTTGTCGGACGGCCGGGCAGGGTGGAACCTGGTCACGTCCGACAACGCGGCGGAGGCGGCCAACTTTGGCCGCGACCAGCACGTGGCCCACGCCGAGCGCTATGCGCGCGCCCGCGAATTTCATCAGGTTGTCACAGGACTGTGGGATAGTTGGCAAGATGGCGCGCTGGTCAACGACAAGGCGGGCGGCGTGCTGGCCGATCCATCGCGCATCCGCAAGCTCGATCATCGCGGCGAGCACTTCGCGGTGGCCGGCCCGCTGAACGTCACGCGCAGCCCGCAAGGCCGGCCCGTGGTGGTGCAGGCGGGCGGATCGGAAGCGGGCCGGGACCTGGCGGCGGCCACCGCCGAAGTGGTGTTTACCGCCCAGCCTACGCTGGCAGGCGCACAGGATTTTTACCGCGACATCAAGCGCCGCGTGGCGGACAAGGGCCGCCATCCCGATGCGCTCAAGATCATGCCCGGCCTGTTCGCGGTAGTGGGCGCGTCGCAAGCGGAGGCGGACGACAAGTTCGGCGAACTGCAAAGCCTGATCGAACCGAAGGCGGGACTGGCGCTGCTGGGCCGCATGATCGGCAATTTCGACCTGTCCGGCTATCCGCTCGACGGCCCGCTGCCCGAGTTGCCGGAAACCCAGGACGGCCAGCGCAGCCGCCAGCAGTTGCTGACCAACCTGGCGCAGGGCGAGAACCTGTCGATCCGCCAGCTGTACGAACGCATCGCCGGTGGACGCGGTCACTTCACCGTGATCGGCACGGCGCAGACGGTGGCCGACCAGATCGAAGCCTGGTTCGAGGGCGGGGCGGCCGACGGATTCAACTTCATGGCGCCGGCTTTGCCGGGCGGCCTCGATGATTTTCTGGCGCTGGTGGTGCCGGAGTTGCAGCGGCGCGGCTTGTTCCGCACCGCGTACACGGGCACCACCTTGCGCGACCACTTGGGATTACAGGAGTATTGA